In the genome of Flexistipes sinusarabici DSM 4947, one region contains:
- the purB gene encoding adenylosuccinate lyase, translated as MDNLKTYSNPLNERYASKEMQYIFSPHKKFTTWRKLWIALAEAEKELGLNITDEQIDEMKRNIENIDFDYAKEKEKEFRHDVMAHVHTFGKACPKAMPIIHLGATSAFVGDNTDLIVMKEAAELTLKKLINVINNLKTFALKYKNIPTLGFTHFQPAQLTTVGKRACLWIQDLMLDAGDLIFQIDELRFRGVKGTTGTQASFLKLFENDHEKVKKLDQLVSQKLGFDKVLKITGQTYTRKQDSRILKTLAGVAESAHKMATDIRLLQNMKEIEEPFEKKQIGSSAMAYKRNPMRTERICSLSRHIIALSTNPYMTHAVQWFERTLDDSAGRRISIPESFLTADAILDLLYNVTDGLVVYEKMIEKHVMEELPFMATENIIMEAVKKGASRQEMHEVIRENSMKAASKVKNEGLENNLLNMLAADKRIPLDSDEINNLLYPSDFTGRSESQVEDFINNEVEPLINKYKSFIGMDVDIKV; from the coding sequence ATTGGGGCTCAATATCACTGATGAGCAAATTGATGAAATGAAAAGAAATATCGAAAATATTGATTTTGATTACGCAAAAGAAAAAGAGAAAGAGTTCCGCCACGATGTAATGGCGCACGTTCATACATTCGGCAAAGCCTGTCCCAAAGCTATGCCAATTATACACTTAGGGGCTACAAGTGCATTTGTTGGTGACAACACAGATCTTATAGTAATGAAAGAAGCTGCAGAACTTACCCTGAAAAAGTTAATAAACGTAATAAATAATCTTAAGACTTTCGCATTAAAATATAAAAATATTCCCACACTCGGCTTTACACATTTTCAGCCTGCTCAACTGACAACTGTCGGCAAACGTGCATGTTTGTGGATCCAGGATTTAATGCTTGATGCCGGCGATTTGATATTTCAAATTGATGAGCTAAGATTTAGAGGTGTAAAAGGGACAACGGGCACCCAGGCTTCATTCCTGAAGCTTTTTGAAAACGATCATGAGAAAGTAAAAAAACTTGACCAGCTGGTTTCCCAAAAACTGGGTTTTGACAAAGTGTTAAAAATCACCGGCCAAACCTACACCAGAAAGCAGGATTCCAGAATCTTGAAAACATTAGCCGGGGTAGCTGAATCAGCTCATAAAATGGCCACAGATATCCGCCTTTTACAGAATATGAAAGAAATTGAGGAGCCTTTTGAAAAAAAACAGATCGGCTCCAGCGCTATGGCTTACAAACGAAATCCGATGAGGACAGAACGCATATGCTCGCTTTCCCGTCACATAATAGCACTTTCCACCAATCCTTATATGACGCATGCAGTACAGTGGTTTGAAAGAACTCTTGATGATTCTGCCGGCAGAAGAATCAGCATTCCCGAATCCTTTCTTACAGCAGATGCAATACTCGATCTTTTGTACAATGTCACCGACGGATTGGTAGTTTATGAAAAAATGATAGAAAAACATGTAATGGAAGAACTTCCTTTCATGGCAACAGAAAACATTATCATGGAAGCTGTAAAAAAAGGAGCCAGCAGACAGGAGATGCACGAGGTCATAAGAGAAAATTCAATGAAAGCTGCGTCAAAAGTAAAAAATGAAGGGCTCGAAAACAACCTTTTAAATATGCTCGCTGCTGACAAAAGAATTCCTTTGGATTCAGATGAAATAAATAACCTTTTATATCCATCCGATTTCACCGGCAGATCAGAATCCCAGGTGGAGGATTTCATAAATAATGAGGTGGAGCCTTTGATAAATAAATATAAAAGCTTTATCGGGATGGATGTGGATATAAAGGTGTAA
- the rpiB gene encoding ribose 5-phosphate isomerase B — MNKANNIIGIASDHGGFNLKLKITDFLKENNYQVIDYGTNNGDSVDYPDYAYKVVMGILNNEVDRGIIMCGTGIGISITANRFPGIRAALCWDEYSAKMSKEHNNANILAFGGRTTDFETASKIVSAWLNTQFESGRHLRRIEKIDDLAVDFWSKYLKNKEGV; from the coding sequence ATGAATAAAGCAAATAATATTATAGGCATAGCCTCCGATCACGGGGGCTTTAATTTAAAGTTAAAAATTACAGATTTTCTTAAAGAGAACAATTATCAGGTAATCGATTACGGAACAAATAACGGCGATTCAGTTGATTATCCTGACTACGCATACAAAGTTGTAATGGGGATTTTAAACAACGAAGTAGACAGAGGGATAATAATGTGCGGCACAGGGATCGGTATTTCAATCACTGCCAACCGCTTTCCCGGAATCAGGGCCGCCCTCTGCTGGGACGAATATTCCGCTAAAATGAGCAAAGAGCATAATAACGCAAATATTTTAGCTTTCGGCGGCAGGACTACGGATTTTGAGACTGCTTCGAAAATTGTCTCAGCCTGGCTTAATACTCAGTTTGAAAGTGGCAGACACTTGAGAAGAATTGAAAAGATAGATGACTTGGCAGTAGATTTCTGGAGCAAATATCTTAAAAACAAAGAGGGTGTTTAA
- the glyA gene encoding serine hydroxymethyltransferase has translation MNIYETVKKFDPEVYDSLEKEVNRQETHLELIASENFVSKAVLEAQGSVLTNKYAEGYPGKRYYGGCEFVDIAENIAIERAKKIFGAEHANVQPHSGSQANIAAYFAVLDVGDTILGMDLTHGGHLTHGSPVNFSGRFFNVVSYGVDKETEQIDYENVRKLALEHKPKMIVVGASAYPRIIDFKRFKEIADEVGAYVMVDMAHIAGLVAAGEHPNPVPHADIVTTTTHKTLRGPRGGMILSTADLAKKINSRVFPGMQGGPLMHIIAAKAVSFKEAMTDEFMQYQSQIVKNSKMLAKTLNKRGYKLVSGGTDNHLMLLDLTDKELTGKDAESALGRANITVNKNTVPFETQSPFVTSGIRIGTPAVTTRKMKEPEMEKIGNMIADVLDEIDSEKTIENVKKDVLELCARFPLYKGDLY, from the coding sequence ATGAATATTTACGAAACTGTTAAAAAATTTGATCCCGAGGTTTACGACTCGCTGGAAAAAGAGGTAAACAGGCAGGAAACACATCTGGAACTTATTGCAAGTGAAAACTTTGTGAGCAAAGCCGTCCTTGAAGCACAGGGTTCTGTTCTGACAAATAAATATGCAGAGGGATATCCCGGTAAAAGATATTACGGTGGATGTGAATTTGTAGATATTGCTGAAAATATTGCCATTGAGCGTGCCAAAAAGATTTTTGGTGCAGAGCATGCAAATGTACAGCCACATTCGGGGAGCCAGGCGAACATTGCTGCATATTTTGCTGTTCTGGACGTAGGCGACACCATCCTTGGAATGGATTTAACCCACGGCGGACATCTGACACACGGCAGTCCGGTAAACTTTTCCGGCAGATTTTTTAATGTAGTATCTTACGGTGTTGATAAAGAAACGGAACAGATAGATTACGAAAATGTCAGAAAGCTTGCACTGGAGCATAAACCCAAAATGATAGTTGTTGGTGCAAGCGCATATCCGAGAATAATAGATTTCAAAAGATTCAAAGAGATAGCCGATGAGGTTGGCGCATACGTAATGGTTGATATGGCCCATATTGCAGGCCTAGTTGCGGCTGGTGAACATCCAAATCCTGTTCCTCATGCCGATATAGTTACAACAACAACGCATAAAACATTGAGGGGTCCCAGAGGTGGTATGATACTTTCCACCGCAGATTTGGCCAAAAAAATCAATTCCAGAGTTTTCCCGGGAATGCAGGGTGGCCCTTTAATGCATATCATTGCAGCAAAAGCAGTTTCGTTTAAAGAGGCAATGACGGATGAATTTATGCAGTATCAATCTCAAATAGTAAAAAATTCTAAAATGCTTGCAAAAACTTTGAACAAGCGGGGCTACAAACTTGTTTCAGGCGGTACGGATAATCATCTTATGCTCCTTGACCTCACTGACAAAGAGTTAACCGGTAAAGATGCTGAGTCAGCGCTGGGTAGAGCCAACATCACAGTAAACAAAAATACCGTTCCTTTTGAAACTCAAAGCCCTTTTGTAACAAGTGGAATCAGAATAGGCACACCTGCTGTTACCACAAGAAAAATGAAGGAACCGGAGATGGAAAAAATAGGAAATATGATTGCAGATGTTTTGGATGAGATCGATTCGGAAAAAACTATAGAAAATGTGAAAAAAGATGTTCTTGAGCTGTGTGCCAGATTTCCTCTGTACAAAGGTGATTTATATTGA
- the rsxC gene encoding electron transport complex subunit RsxC, with translation MTNGFIGGIHPDYKKTLTADKPIEKLSYEKDEIVSIPLSQHIGAPAQELVKKKEQVLCGQKIGASKGFISTNIHSSVTGEVVSIGNLNSPLTGKVKGINIKISNPEDSPKQIITGKKFQDLILEAGIVGMGGATFPTHVKLSPPKKIDTLIINGAECEPFLTCDYRQMIESTEEIIKGAKIIQDELKIEKLIIAVEDNKPEAIKAFNKYVHGFNFEVKALPTVYPQGGEKQLILSVLGRIVPEGKLPLEVGVIVHNVATCKALYDAVENGLPLTERAVTVTGAVKEPKNLLVKIGTPVSKLIDACGGYVGEPEKIVIGGPMMGFSTNTTDMPVSKATSGVIVFRKEDLPSLKMTNCIRCGRCVNACPMGLVPAIMEQFAISELYERLLDWHVLNCIECGCCSYVCPARRPLVGYFKTGKRQVMNIVKKRENK, from the coding sequence ATGACAAACGGATTTATCGGCGGTATTCACCCGGACTATAAAAAAACACTGACAGCAGATAAGCCGATAGAAAAGTTATCTTACGAAAAAGACGAAATTGTTTCAATACCGCTGAGCCAGCATATTGGCGCCCCGGCGCAGGAACTGGTCAAAAAGAAAGAACAGGTTCTATGCGGTCAAAAAATAGGTGCCAGTAAAGGTTTTATAAGTACAAATATACACAGCTCAGTGACAGGGGAAGTTGTTTCCATTGGAAATCTGAACAGTCCATTGACCGGAAAAGTCAAAGGAATTAACATTAAAATATCCAACCCGGAAGATTCTCCAAAACAAATAATCACCGGTAAGAAATTTCAGGATTTAATACTGGAAGCCGGAATAGTGGGAATGGGCGGAGCTACTTTTCCTACTCATGTTAAGCTTTCTCCTCCGAAAAAAATTGACACCTTAATAATTAACGGTGCCGAATGCGAGCCGTTCCTCACGTGTGATTACAGGCAGATGATTGAAAGCACCGAAGAAATCATAAAAGGCGCAAAGATTATTCAGGATGAGCTGAAAATAGAGAAACTGATTATTGCTGTGGAAGATAATAAACCTGAGGCAATAAAAGCTTTCAATAAATACGTACACGGATTTAATTTTGAAGTCAAAGCTCTCCCGACAGTTTATCCTCAGGGTGGTGAAAAACAGCTTATCCTCTCAGTCTTGGGAAGAATTGTCCCGGAAGGAAAACTTCCTTTGGAAGTGGGGGTCATAGTTCACAATGTGGCAACCTGCAAAGCCTTATACGATGCAGTTGAAAACGGTTTACCCCTGACAGAAAGAGCGGTCACCGTAACCGGAGCCGTTAAAGAACCAAAAAACCTGCTTGTTAAGATAGGAACCCCGGTATCAAAACTCATTGATGCCTGCGGAGGATATGTGGGTGAGCCGGAAAAAATTGTTATCGGCGGACCTATGATGGGGTTTTCCACAAATACCACTGACATGCCTGTCTCAAAAGCTACGAGCGGAGTTATTGTCTTCAGAAAAGAAGATCTCCCAAGCCTTAAAATGACAAACTGTATACGCTGCGGCAGGTGCGTAAACGCGTGCCCGATGGGATTGGTTCCGGCAATTATGGAGCAGTTTGCAATAAGCGAACTTTATGAAAGGCTTCTGGACTGGCACGTTTTAAATTGTATAGAATGCGGTTGCTGCAGTTATGTATGCCCTGCCCGCAGACCATTAGTGGGGTATTTTAAAACAGGGAAAAGACAGGTAATGAATATCGTTAAAAAAAGGGAAAATAAATGA
- a CDS encoding deoxycytidylate deaminase, which yields MRPDWDSYFLEITNVVKKRSTCLRRQVGALIVKNNHILATGYNGVPSKITHCSETGCLREQLNVPSGERHELCRGLHAEQNAIIQAAHHGTSIKDSTLYTNTKPCSICTKMIVNAGIKRIVFEEYYKDKLADNILSETDIILFNVNSDK from the coding sequence TTGAGACCTGACTGGGATTCATACTTTCTTGAAATAACAAATGTTGTCAAAAAACGTTCCACCTGTCTGAGAAGACAGGTTGGGGCATTGATTGTAAAAAACAATCATATACTTGCCACCGGCTATAACGGAGTTCCGTCAAAAATTACCCACTGCTCTGAAACAGGCTGTTTAAGGGAACAACTTAATGTGCCCTCCGGAGAAAGGCATGAACTGTGCCGCGGACTGCATGCTGAGCAGAATGCCATAATTCAGGCAGCCCATCACGGAACAAGCATTAAAGACTCAACACTGTATACAAACACAAAACCCTGCTCAATATGCACCAAAATGATTGTCAATGCAGGAATAAAGCGTATTGTTTTTGAGGAATACTATAAAGACAAGCTTGCTGATAATATTTTAAGCGAAACAGATATCATCCTTTTTAACGTTAATTCTGACAAATAA